DNA from Triticum aestivum cultivar Chinese Spring chromosome 7D, IWGSC CS RefSeq v2.1, whole genome shotgun sequence:
TTGCAATACCTAATTTAACTTTCTTGAAATATTCTTTGAGTAGGCATTAGTTCAATGATGTAtacgttgttatgaattaccagaactacccagggattagttgcactttcacaaaaGGCTATAATCTGCAAATTGCAAGTGGCTTACCAACAGTGCCGATGGAGCTACTCGAATTCAACCGAGGTGCGACGATTCACTTTTAGTTTTTAAGAGGCATGAAAGGCCCTTCGCTGATAATAAGAACTTATGTGGAGAAATTGGGCCCCCCTGTTAGCTCTCCCTGGGCGGTTTAAATTCTTGAAGCTTCCCACCATTAAAAAGGACAGAGAATTTAACCGAGCTTACCATCCTCATAATTAAAGGAACACAAGATGGTGCAAACCCCAACTTGGTCATTATAGCTTCCAAATACTCCCACTCAACTCGGTCttaggctttcatcatatccatCTTCACGACACATAATCTATTTCTTTTTTCCTTGTTCCTTTTCATGAATTGGAGGCATTCATATGTAGTGATGATATTATCTGTAATCAGACGTCTAGGAATAAAATAAAATTGATCTTCCGATATGATCTCGGGTAGGAATTCTTTCAACCTATTTGATAGCACTTCCGAGGCAATCTTGTAAATCACATTACATAGACTTACTGGTCAGAACTGAGATAGTTGGGTAGGATCTTTTACCTTCGGGGTTAACACAAGGATGGCCTTATTTACCACTTATGGGCTCTCATCACCCCGAAGAATTAGCAAGACAACATTTGTGACCTCAGTCCCACATAACTCCCAGTGCCTGTGAGCAACATATCCATCGGGATTGGTGCTTTGGTAAAAAAGCATTTCGAAAAGTGCTTTTTTGATCTCTTCAGCAGAAAAAGGGGCCGTTAGAGATGCATTCATTTGTGAGGTTACCTTTGTCCGGCACAACATCCAACACCGCCTCCATACTAGATGTGCCTTCAATAGAGAACAAGTTCTTGTAAAAAGAATTAGTCAGCACCACCATCTCAGTTGGATTTTGCGTTGTTGTCCCATCTTCACACGTCAAGATTTTAATCAAATTCTTCCAACGTCGCATGCTAGCATGACGTTGAATTTCTTTGTGTTCTTTCCCCCATCAGTGAGCCCAACAATGGGTGACATCATTATGATGCTGACTCGTTGTTACTGGTCTGGCCAAGCAATGGCTCCCTGCAGGCGACCGTGTGTGCTAAGAGTTGGGCTCCTATTTGACGAATTTTGTCTCAAATAGTCTCGAGGCGCATATACGGGCCCCTGACTGGGCAAGCCAAATGGTGTCCGCTGTAGTGCGCGCAGGTTTGCCCGTACTGTAGCGCAGTGATGCGATTTCAAGAATATGGAGTGTGACCTCGACAGGATTTGAACTAAGCACCTCCAGGTAGTTAAGGAGAGTACCTAACCAGCGAAAGTCCTACATCTATGAAAGGAACCTACGAAAATTGACCTACGTGATTACGTGTCCAACTCCCATCAATCTCTCCCCCTTGAATTTCAGGGTGGGCCTCCCTTCCCTCTAATCAAAACCTCCAGCTAATCCTATACATAACTCTTCTTAACTTTTATTCTTAGGTGTAGCAAAGCTCCCTAACCAGTGTACCTGCCATGACTTGGGGACCAATGAGGAGCGCACAAGCTCTATGTAAAAACACGGAATCTAGacagtttttgaattttttcaaacaTTTCCtggaaattgtgaacaaatttttaaaAAGGGGGTAAtatttcaaaattagaaaaaaatgaACAACTAAAAAATTAAATTTCAAAAGCAtgatttttgaaattgtgaactttttaacagaaacaatttttgaaaatcctAAACATTTtgcaaaacacaaacattttttgaattttgagaacaacATCTGATAGTGGGAACAGTTCTAAAATTTCTAAACAAAATttcaaaagcatgaacattttttgaaaccgtCAAACATTTTCTGgaaacacgaacaatttttgagTTTGTGGGATTTTTTAAACGAGGACTTTTTTAAACATTCTGAACACTTTTAAAAACATGATGTTTTTCAAATAATCAAAAATATTTTCCTTTattaacaaaatttgaaaacatgttttCTTTTAAATTTTGGAAACACAAAAAAATTTCAGAACCATGAGCATGTTTTgaaaaaacatgaatattttttaattttggAAAAATGATGTTTTTTTAGAAATTCGAAACAATTTTGAAAACGTGAAtactttttgaaaaagaaaaatgaaCTTAAAAaagagtgacagaaagggaaaacaaaaaaacataaacaaggaaaagaaaagaaaccgAAACATAAAAACAAAAGTAAAGAAAAAGGAAACCGAAAAACAGTAAAAGAAAGAAAATTTTGGTTCAAGGGACCTTCTAGAACGTTTCCAAAACCATGGGGTAGTTCCCACGCTATCTATACTATGTACAAAAATGGTCAGGCCCAAACGCGTCGGTCGGCCACTTGCCTTGTGCGAAGTGTCGGCAGTTTGCCGTAATAAGCAACAAATAGGGAATTCAGGCGATTCTTATTTGAGACTCGTCAAAACATCATGGCTTCGCTGAAGCTCGGCCTCACGACGCCCATGTTTGGGCTGGCCCACGATagctttgctttattttttattttttttgttttattgtcTTTTCTTTTGTGTTTCTTTTCCCCTGTATTATACAAAATTCATTACGtgttacaaaaatgttcatcgtatgtTAAGGAAATTTTCATGGTATATTAGAAGTTGTTCATCGAATATACAAATGTTCACTATGTTTTTGAAATTTGTTTAGTGCATATTAAACAATTGTTCAATGCGGATTCAAAAAATTTCAACGTATATTACAAAATGCGCAACACATATAGTGATATTTTTTAGAAGTTCATCATATAATGCAAAAAAGTTCTTCTTCTATTATTTAAAATTTCCATCAAGAAAGTTTTCAGCATATATtataaaatgttcaatgtgtatttttcaaaaaaaaatcaaaagaagtTTGATACTACTATCGCGTCTTGAATCTATCACTAGATCTCATCAGCTTGTTTGGTTAGTTACACTGGTTCTATGAGGGGTAGCTCGCGAGTTTGAGCTCTCGCTCGCACATGACTTTTTGGCGATTCTTTTACTCGTCTAGAGCTCATTGCctccaaatgggccggcccattcgcccCTGACTTTAGTAGAGGCACGACCATTTGTCGCTCGCGGGTGGGGGATCTCCTATTCTGCGTGCTGCGCGCTGGGAAAAGGTGCGGCGCGCACCCCTGGCTCCCCCATGCTCGAACTTGGGCCGCTTCAGGGTTTAGGActtgaaaaaaatgttcaccaatgcaaaaagatgtTCATGAATTCAGAAAAATGTCCACTAAAATTCAAAAACTTAAACATTTTTGGTTTTGATGAAAAAAAACATTGAATTTTTTATTAAGATTTTTTAATTtagatgaacattttttgtatttcGTGAACAAAATTTATATTCAGTGAATAATTTTTGAATTGGATGAACGGATtctgaattcatgaacttttttgaattcgatgaacatttaaaaaatgatgaacatgttTTAAATATGATAAACATTGTATGAAGTGGATGAACAAATTTTGAGTTTCAAAAAGTTTTCACACctgatttgaaaaatgttcacggattTTAGAAGATGTTCGTGAATttggaaagaaaaaatgaaaaataaatgaaaaaacgaAAATTATAAGATAAATGAACAAATAGAAAGAACAAGGGAAAAAAACAAGTTTGgatgttctagaaccttcccagaaACGAAAGTGAGCTAGTTGGGCCGTGCATGTCATGGATGCAAAACGACACCTCTCGCCGAAGCAAGCCGTGCCTCTTGTAGAAGGAGAAAAAAAAACAAGTTTTTTTTTCGTTTCAGAGAGGCATGGCGTgtctctggcggaagcaaaaccctGCCTCTCGCAGaacaaaaaaaaacatgttttttttacaTAATTTTGTTTCTAATTTTTTCAAAAGTTAAGAAAGACCGGTGAAAAATCAAAATGCCAAAAAACCCTAAAAAAACCAAAAACGCGTACGAAAAAGAAAACGGCAGGACGCCTAGAGCGTGACACGCGGCGGTGGCTGAGCGCGAGTGACGCGCTCTCAGCCTCCCTAGATGACCCTTGCAGGCTTCCGAATGAGCACTCGTTAGTTAGTGGCTCTCGCCAAATAGGGGCACCCGTCGTATAGGGCTCTTCTTGGACTTACTGTGTATAGGGCTTTTCTTTTTGAGAAAATATTCTGTTAGGGCTAGTTTGACATATTTGTCATTTGGGGGCCAAGACTAAGAACAATCCAAAGGCTCACAAGAAAGCCCGTGGGAAGCCCATCAAAGCCGACAAATGCCCAGCGCGGCGTGTATAAAAAAGGGAATTCGGAGGACGGAGCACCTCAAGCTCAAATCCCTTCCCCTCCTCGCGTGCCCCCCCTTATCCCCTTCACCATGGCCACCTCCGCCATGACACTCGCCATGGTCGCGGCCACGGACGCCTCCCTCTTCCACCCCACGTTCCCCGCCCAACACAAGCTCGCCCCGGCATCCGCCTCCCTCCCACTCATTTTCTCTCGCGCGCCGCTCCTCCGCTCCACCCGCCCCCGCGTCCCCCTTACGCCCCTCGTCGCCTCCTCCGACGCCGCCGAGGCGGGCCTCGACTGGGCCGACGCGGAGGAAGCCGAAGAGACGGTGACGGAGGAGGAGCCCGCGGTGGCGGCCTCCGGTGGGGACGCGGGGTACGCAGCCGAGCCGCCCGAGGAGGCCAAGGTGTACGTCGGGAACCTGCCGTATGATGTCGACAGCGAGCGGCTCGCTCAGCTCTTCGACCAGGCCGGCGTCGTCGAGGTCGCCGAGGTGAGCCTACCACTGCAACACCTAAAATAATTACCGCTAAAATTAATAACAGCAACGCGTAAGTACGATTTCCCCCGTTAATACCATTTTGGTACCTGCACAAGTTCGGGACTGTTTGTGTAATCCGATGTTAATTTGAGTGGTAAGCATATCACTGAGTATCAAAATACTCTGCAATTTTAGGGTAGCTTCCACTGTTAATTTTAGGGTAGCTTCCTAGTTGCAAGAAACGACTTGTTTTCTGTTTCCCTGTTGGCGTGAGTCCTGTTTTTTTTTCATTCATGTTCTTCTGTTGTCTATTGTCGAACCTTGTAGTAATTGCATTATTTATATAGGCTTGAGAATTGTAGTGTCTGATATTATTTGTATAAATGGGTGTGCAGTGCTCGATTGATTTTCTTATTTTGACCTTGCTTTGTTCAACTCCAGGTCATTTACAACAGAGAGTCAGGCCAGAGCCGTGGATTTGGATTTGTTACCATGAGTACTATTGAGGAAGCTGACAAAGCCATCGAGACGTTCAATCGCTACGTGAGTGCATATCAATCTTCTCATTGCTTTTTAGTTCTTTGAATTGTTTAGAGTTCACAGATAATCAAATTTTATTTCATACTCCAACTTGAACATATGAAATTGTTTAGAGTATTTTTCATCACTTGCCTGTCTTCAAGTTATTTATATATGGTGCCATTACACAAGAAATTGGATGTTATCACCTTGAGACGACTTGAACGTACCACTTGATAAAAACGGATTATTATCACCTTGACGGGGTTGTATTCCTTATCCCGTTTCTTAGATCGCACATCATGTTTGATGAACAACTAAGGGCAGTACACCTGAAAATAGTACAACATGATGTATAAGTTGCACATTGTGCTGAGTAGCTGGCTGATTACCTTCTGTTTAACAGGACATCAGTGGAAGGCTTCTGAACGTAAACAGGGCAGCTCAAAGGGGCTCCCGTGTTGAGAGACCTCCTCGACAGTTTGCATCTTCTTTCAGGGCTTATGTTGGTAACCTGCCATGGCAAGCGgaagactctaggttggtgcaatTGTTCAGCGAGCATGGGGAAGTAGTTAACGCTACAGTTGTGTACGACAGAGAAACTGGGCGTTCACGAGGATTTGGTTTTGTAACTATGGCTTCAAAGGAGGATCTTGACAGTGCTATTTCAGCGCTTGATGGACAGGTGAGAACATCGTCAGCATAACTATATCATTTTCATAAACTACATAACAGCACGACTGCAACATGGAAGCAACTAATTTCTCCAGAATTGTTGACTATCATAGTGTGTATGGCAAACATTGAAGGTTCCAAACTGATGCTAATTTGTTGTTGTTATGAACTCTAGGAGATGGATGGCCGCCCACTCCGAGTGAACGTTGCCGCGGAGCGACCACAGCGAGGGTTCTGATGCAGAGGAGAGCGGGTGCTTCTTTTGGACACACGAGAGCAACACTGCTGAAATGTTACTGCAGAAGACTGAAGCATGTCACCACTTAAAAATCCTGCACTAGCCTCCTGATGCTGGGCTATCTCCTCCCATCCCATGTTCTTTTTTCATGCTTCCGTTTGCTGCTGATGTCATCATGTTAATTTCTTGTCAACACCATGAGTTCAACTTTTCAAGTAGGCTACTGTAATGATGTCCTAGTGTTCTCATGATAATCGAAGAAGGTTTTGTTGGTAATGCTAATATGATTATGTATGCAAAGGGCAGAATGCACGGTAGCCTTGTTTACTTTTGCAATTACATTCGCCTTGCAACCTGACATTTTTCACAGAACCAAAGATATTTTGGGTTGCTTGAATTTACAGGCAACATTGTGAGAGCAGTTCCAACGAGAAAACATGCTTCACGCTCACAGATGCTAGCAGATACAAAAAGATAGTTAAACACAAACACTCGCTTCAATACTTTGATGAAGTACCAGTATCCTACATTGCCCATGAAACCCAGCGTTTTACAGCGACAGCTGGGTAGATTTTATGTCCAATCATAACGCCTTGATAATGAGGTTTTAGGTTCACACGTTGAAGATAGCATTTGGTTGGCAGGATGCGGCGATCAATTCGAGTGCAACTGGGCATCCTTGCTGGTGAGAGGCACATAGCGCACAGACGTCTCGTCTCTTATGCTGACACCGCCGTCTAGCTTCTTGTCAACCACCTTCAGCTCCTGGAAGATGGTCCCAACCGGGATCACCATTCTGCCACCAGGCTTCAGCTGCTCGATTAACGCCTCTGGAATCTGCGGTGCTGCAGCTCCGACATGGATGCAGTCATATGGTGCAAGCTCGGGCCAGCCTTCCCTACCATCTGCATCAGTTGCAAGCATTATAGTTTGAGATACACCGTAGTAATATGGCACAATTACCAAGGAATTCCATCAAAAGGAGAAGCATACACATAAAAGAAATGGAGAGGGAACAACTGTATGGTATGGTGAAACAACAGACTCACTTTTCTCTTCTCTTCTCTACTTTACTTAAAAAAATAAGTAGTGTCCTTTTCCTGCCAGGCAGAACTCTTTCTCAACCGGTTCCCCCCTCTCACCACGTCTCTTTATCGATTTTTTTTCATCCAGCCGGTTTGTTTTTCACCATGCCATATTTGACCGCACCTTCCCAGTACACCACTCAATAACATTAATTTACTTACCTTTTGCACCAATTCCACCTTagtttacttaccaaacttctcatAAAACTATAAGGTAACTCATGGGCAGGATTTGATAAAcatttagggcctctttgattcacaggattctgAAAAATAAAAAGTACAGGATTGGAGTGGCATATCGACTTAAATCCAATAAGATTAGCAAGGAGTGTTTGATGCCACAGAAAAAACAAAGAAATAgtaaaaagaggttggagtggatgttagatttcctatgaaatgtagtacaaaagattccatACGGAAAATTCCTATGGaatccaatcctatgaatcaaaggaccaaCGTAGGAAATATtcctaaggatttcaatcctccaaaaatcctatagaattattttgaatcaaaggagcccttagtTGGACAATCACATTAATATGGGCAGATAAATCACGAGCTAACGTACTAGAAtatatatcccgttgcaacgcttGTGCATTGTCCTAGTTGAAGAATAAAATACTACCTTGTTACTATGTTAACCCCAACTGAAATAAGCACCCCATGTAGGATATAGCTGAAGAAATCCTCATATCAAttttgtatatgtatatatatacaaaaCCTGATGATTAGTCTGTATGCCCATCTAAGCATGGTTCTAAAAATAGTACTTGCCATGACGGAAGCAAAGTAGATGACTGAAAATGTCAGACTTGGTCTACTTACCAGCAATATGAATACTGAGGGATCCATCATTCAGCTGTGGGGCTGCTGCACTTTTCTTGATGTTTTCGGCAGAAGAAGCAACCAACTCTGGTATGTGTTCAACACCAACTGCTCGTCCTCCCGGTCCAACCATAAGTGCAAAGCAAGCTGTTAGGTACCCAGTGCCTATCAATTTACCAATACCAACCAGTGAGTTTAGGACCAAGGTATTAAGCATTTCAGCCACTAAAACAAGCTAGTATTATCATTCGGTCAGAAGGAAATGATCTGCTgattactacaaaatcttcaaagtttAGTGTTAAAAGGTGTGGATGACATGCCGGCGAAATGCCCTCTCATATGTTTTCTTAGGTAGGCCTCTTATACTGTTTTGATAGACTTCATTGCATCCTAAACTTTAAAGATACAGGTTGCTAAATTTGTGGAATGACTTCAGGCACGAACATCTCCTTATGCTGCCATACAAATTCAGATATTTTAGTTGAACAGATTGAACATACTAAAGTCTTACATACCTGATCCAACATCCAGAGCCCGCATACCAGGCTGCAGATGATCCTCCAGGAGCTCCAGGCAAGCAGCATGCATGTGAGGCGCAGATATGGTTGCATTGTAGCCAATTGCCATTGGGCTATCAAAATAGGGAGAACCACCCTGAGGCACAAACAGCCCCCTATCGATGGTCTCCATGACCTCCGCAACTTTGCTCGACTTGATTACCCCATATCTCTGCAGTTGCTCAACCATGGCCTTGTTCTTGTCGCTAGCTCCGCTCGACCACAGTCCATGCTATCACAGTGTCCCCACCAGCAGAAACATGAAACACATATAATTAGTCGACTTTGCCATTCTAAACGGTGTCAAATTCAGTGAACGAAACCGGTTCCCTATGATTGACAAATTAAATAAAGTTTATATGGATCATGCCATAAGAGAACAATCTTAACTCGCTTGCACTATGGTAGTCGAAAATGTTTGCCAAGCAGATGCTTGGAATAGCCTAGCAGCCTGGCGGTCTTTCCATTTGGATGATTCCCACCATCCACATTTCGAGCCTCaaaaatgatcatcacacttaAAAGATTGAGACCACGGGTCCAAAGGGTCTAAGTGGGATCCAACCAAAGGCCCTCAGCCTCTAACAATTTTCCTCCANNNNNNNNNNNNNNNNNNNNNNNNNNNNNNNNNNNNNNNNNNNNNNNNNNNNNNNNNNNNNNNNNNNNNNNNNNNNNNNNNNNNNNNNNNNNNNNNNNNNNNNNNNNNNNNNNNNNNNNNNNNNNNNNNNNNNNNNNNNNNNNNNNNNNNNNNNNNNNNNNNNNNNNNNNNNNNNNNNNNNNNNNNNNNNNNNNNNNNNNNNNNNNNNNNNNNNNNNNNNNNNNNNNNNNNNNNNNNNNNNNNNNNNNNNNNNNNNNNNNNNNNNNNNNNNNNNNNNNNNNNNNNNNNNNNNNNNNNNNNNNNNNNNNNNNNNNNNNNNNNNNNNNNNNNNNNNNNNNNNNNNNNNNNNNNNNNNNNNNNNNNNNNNNNNNNNNNNNNNNNNNNNNNNNNNNNNNNNNNNNNNNNNNNNNACTAACCAGCCAGCTACAGCGCAATCAGACGATTCCAGGAAGAACTTACGGAGCGGGGCGAGGAGAAACAGGAGAAGATGGAGCGGAGTACCTCCATGGCAAGGAACTCTTGATGCGGAGAGGCTCTGCAGCTGGAGGAAGAAGTCGCTACGCTGCTGCAGTGAGGAGAGGCGGCTTGGAGGCGGTGGATGCTCGTCGGCCGGTCGCCGCGGTGCGCCAGGAAACAGGACCGGAATCTTTCCCGTAACAACAGGACGGCTCGCCTCTTGCtcatctcttcttcttttttcttttttatttaagaataatattgctcatctttttttttttgagaaattctTGCTCATCTCTTCTATCTCACGGCTTGGCTTGGCGAATGATTGGGCTGGAATGGCCCCATGACTTTCGGCTTATATGGGCCCGTGACGACACTGCATAGGCCATAATAAGGTCGTCCGAGGAAAAAAGAACGCCTAAAAAACAAATTTGCTTGAATTTCCATTCCCTAGGACAAAAATTCCTCAATCCCACATCTTGCATACTGCAATAAactttttcaaaatattttttttgcgGAAAAATATTTCCACGCACATGCATATCCGTACCTGCGTTTTCAGCATGTCATATTTTTCCTGAGCTTTTGTTTTAAAAAAGAGTTATTTCTGCTCCACACCAACAAATCCTGGCCACCCGCTCCTTTCCCCCCCTCTCCACCACCGTTGGGCTAAGCCAACATGGCTAACGGCGGCGGCGAGGCCGCTGCACCACACATCCACCTAGAAAGCAATCCCTATACTCTCGCGTCCTCTTCTCCTCATCGCCATCGGTGTCCATGGCCGGCCTTATCGCGGTGCTCTCGTCCATGTTGGTGCTCCAGTCCACTCACTGCCCTCATGGTCGATGGCGTGCCTATTCGTGTCCCCTTGGTCGTCGGTTCAAATTTGACCGCTGCGTCGTCGAATATTCCAACCATTCTTCCCTCGGTTGTGACCCTCAAATTTGGCAGTTGTTCCTCGTCGCATGGTGGCAATGCCTCCCCTCATACATTCGGTCGTTCCTTGGTAGAATCCTTTTGTATTGCTGTCGAATCTGGCACTCTGCCTCCCCTTGGTTGTCCTCAACTGGCGCATGCTCACGACCTCGTCGTTCAAGCTGGCAATGGGGATTACTTGGGCGGGTATTGGACTCccatccccgtccccgtcccctCCCACGGGAATAATAAATTTTGCATCCCCGTCCAGTCGGGTTTTTCAGCCCTCCAGGGAAACCCATGCCCTCAATCAGTAGAAACATTCAGCGACATTACATTAGAAAAAACATTATTTTAGCCCAATAAACAACATGTGAGGCCTTTTGGGGTGTATGTTGTGGCTAGGTCAGGGTTTTCTTTGGGCAGTTTCGGCCAAATGGCGGGGATGGGTAGAAATTTGGGTGGGTATCTACAAGAATTGCCCGAAGTTTGTTGATTTAGGGATCACATGTAAGACCTTCACGGGTAAGGCGGGTAACGGGTACGGTAGTGCTATCCCATCCCCGTCACCATATTACGTGCTGGGTAACGTATTTGACTCAACATCTTCCCCATGGGCATTTAAACTGGCCCATCATTGTCCCCTAATAGAGTAATTACCCACTCCACTGCAGGTAACGGTTAACCATTGCCGGGTTGAATCGTCATTGTGTTTTCGGTGCTCCTCGTCCTTCCCTCGGGGTCTAGCGCTCTAATTTCCTATCAATCACGATTTAAGCGCCCCCACTGTTGCCTCATCCTCCCGGGGTTGACCAGAACTGCTTGTCTTTTGGTCGTTTCTGGCATGTGTAGTTCTCCCactaattgaaagtgcgttaagtcgactagagggggggtgaataggcgatttttatgaattcttcactgaggaatttcagggtgaggaaattcctaagcaaagaactacttccagtggaataagtactcagatgcaaacataacagaacataagcatggtcatcatgatgaaatgtaaacacgcacagagtacagaaaacgtaagcacaggataaaacaggatgaagacaaatagactaaagaaattgaactgaggaaattgagaaagtcttcagtcaaagtcttcaaacagatatgaacaagcactcaacacagtaatgaggaaataaaagagttgaggaaatagaaccagtcggcttggtgaagataatgatttggtagaccagttccaactgctgtgacagttgtacgtctggttggagcggctaggtatttaaacctgaggacaaacagtcctcgccgtattctccttgagctaaggtcacacagacctcacccaatcactcgtggtaagtcttcaggtgacttccaaaccttcacaaacttagtcactcggcgatccacaatttcctcttggatgctcagaccatgacgcctaaccgtctggaagatgcacagtcttcaaaggtaacaagcgttggatccacgcaggatcaatctcttcagttatgctcaatcactttgggttttgtaggtgtttgggtttgggttttccccacttgatgattttcgctcaaagtcctcggaggatgggatgctctcaaatgacaagtgtcagtttctcttggagcagccaaccagctagtggttgtagggggcggctatttatagcctagggagcagcccgacatgataagacataaatgcccttcaatgatatgaccgctaggtgggtagatattttgggacagctggcgcgtagcacagcaacggtcggaaatttgactatcaaattcctcaggactatcatgttcctcacttgtaggcaatccgcactggtgaatcctaactcctcagtcagaacaaattcctcagagaccagaagaacttcgtctctgtcactgaagaaattgactgaactgcatgagatttccaatggcttcactcgaaaggattggtaggtgtaggattttgagatgagcatcacttggaaaaatttccttagtatttcctcgaccccctttaacagtacggtgtttcctatgactcaagaaagagaaaatgaaactacgaaaacaaaagtcttcacgcttcatgttcctcgcatgaatatcaagtcttcatggtcacaccaattttttcaccttcaaagtcttcagaaatccaaagtcttcagtcgaagatattcatttttaggggtcgactttctctgtaaatatcaaactcctcatagacttatagacctgtgtacactcacaaacacattagttccttaacctataagtctttaattgttggggaacgtagtaatttcaaaaaaaatcctatgcacacgcaagatcatggtgatgcatagcaacgagaggggagagtgtgtccacgtaccctcctagactgaaagcggaagcgttagcacaacgcggt
Protein-coding regions in this window:
- the LOC123163795 gene encoding protein-L-isoaspartate O-methyltransferase-like isoform X1 gives rise to the protein MSKRRAVLLLRERFRSCFLAHRGDRPTSIHRLQAASPHCSSVATSSSSCRASPHQEFLAMEVLRSIFSCFSSPRSHGLWSSGASDKNKAMVEQLQRYGVIKSSKVAEVMETIDRGLFVPQGGSPYFDSPMAIGYNATISAPHMHAACLELLEDHLQPGMRALDVGSGTGYLTACFALMVGPGGRAVGVEHIPELVASSAENIKKSAAAPQLNDGSLSIHIADGREGWPELAPYDCIHVGAAAPQIPEALIEQLKPGGRMVIPVGTIFQELKVVDKKLDGGVSIRDETSVRYVPLTSKDAQLHSN
- the LOC123163795 gene encoding protein-L-isoaspartate O-methyltransferase-like isoform X2, whose translation is MSKRRAVLLLRERFRSCFLAHRGDRPTSIHRLQAASPHCSSVATSSSSCRASPHQEFLAMEHGLWSSGASDKNKAMVEQLQRYGVIKSSKVAEVMETIDRGLFVPQGGSPYFDSPMAIGYNATISAPHMHAACLELLEDHLQPGMRALDVGSGTGYLTACFALMVGPGGRAVGVEHIPELVASSAENIKKSAAAPQLNDGSLSIHIADGREGWPELAPYDCIHVGAAAPQIPEALIEQLKPGGRMVIPVGTIFQELKVVDKKLDGGVSIRDETSVRYVPLTSKDAQLHSN
- the LOC123163796 gene encoding 28 kDa ribonucleoprotein, chloroplastic, producing MATSAMTLAMVAATDASLFHPTFPAQHKLAPASASLPLIFSRAPLLRSTRPRVPLTPLVASSDAAEAGLDWADAEEAEETVTEEEPAVAASGGDAGYAAEPPEEAKVYVGNLPYDVDSERLAQLFDQAGVVEVAEVIYNRESGQSRGFGFVTMSTIEEADKAIETFNRYDISGRLLNVNRAAQRGSRVERPPRQFASSFRAYVGNLPWQAEDSRLVQLFSEHGEVVNATVVYDRETGRSRGFGFVTMASKEDLDSAISALDGQEMDGRPLRVNVAAERPQRGF